The genomic DNA GCAGGCTGTCTCCCAGGACTTCGGCCCGCTTCTGCAATTCATTCCTCCGGCTCTGTTTTTCGGAATGAACCTCATACAAGGCGAAGATCGTCGATACCAGGGAAATGCCCAGGACAAGGGAGACGATCAGTCGCAGGCTTAAGCGCATGTTCCGCTGTACTCCCTTCTGTCTTTGCTTTCCGGTGGCCGGGTACGAAGGGCGCGTTGGAGACTATCTGCGGCGCTGACTGCACGAAGCTGAACGGGCTGGTCCCAGCAGGGCTCTGGCGTACTGACAGCCAGGACCCGCCTGTCCGCCTCGCGCAGTCCCTACGCCGCCTCCTTCTCGTCCCAGGAGGGCTTCACGCGCACGGCGCCGGCATATTCGAAGAACCGCTCATAGCAGAAGCGGCAGCGGTACGCGCGCAGCCGAAGGACCCACAGCAACAGGGTCTCAAATCCACCCCTGCGCCGGGAGCGACGCACATCGTGGCTACCGCAATACGGGCACTCCAGCAGCCCAGAGTACAGATGTCGCCACATCATCTCCGGCTTAGATGCGAGAAGCATGCCTGGAGCTTGCTGGCGTAAGGACGATGCCAGGTCGGGACATGGTCCATATCGCGACGATGTCCAGTCGGCCGAGGGGTCGTTGTCGCTTTGCCGTGCCGGCTCTGGCCGGTTTTCCTTTGTGTCCTGCTTTGTGTACCTTTGTTTCTCTTGTGAGCCCTTTCTTGGACTATGCCGCTGCGTCGTAAGGACTGGCTCGGCCTGCTCACCGTCGCCGGTTTCTGCGCCTTCTTCTGCTTCTACGGCCTGGGCGCCTTCGGCCTGACCGGCGCCGATGAGCCCCGCTACGCCCAGATCGCGCGCGAGATGCTTCAGCGCCACGACCTGGTCACCCCCGTGCTGTACGGCAAGCCTTGGCTGGAAAAGCCGGCGCTCTACTACTGGCTGGCGGCTCTCTTCTACAAGCTCTTCGGCGTCAGCGACTGGGCCGCCCGCTTGCCCTCGGCCTCGCTCGCGACCGCGATGGTGTTCGCCATCTACCTCCACGTCCGCCGCTTCCGCCCCGGCGCCGAGCTCGATGCCGCCTTGATGACCGCCTCCTGCGCCGGCGTGATCGGCTTCTCCCGCTCCGCCGCCACCGACATGCCACTGGCCGCCTGCTTCGTTCTCGGCATGCTGGCCTGGCACACTTGGTTCGCCACCGGACGCCGCCTCTGGCTGGCGGCCTTCTATCTTTCCATCGCGCTTGGGACGCTGGCCAAAGGACCGGTGGCCGCGGTCCTGGCCGGACTGATCGTCGTGGTCTTCGCCATTCGCGAGCGCGACTTCGCCATCGTTGTTCGCACTTTGTGGCTTCCCGGAATCGCGCTCTACGTTGCCGCCGTGCTGCCCTGGTACATCGCTGTCCAGTTGCGCAACCCGCAGTTCTTCCGCGAATTCATCCTCCAGCACAACCTGGAGCGCTTCGCCGTCCAGGACCTCTACCACCACCGCCAGCCCTTCTGGTACTACCTGCCGGTCCTGCTGCTGGCCGTGATGCCCTGGACCGTGTACCTCATCGCTGCGCTGCTCGAGCACCTGCGCCACTTCCGCCAGCGCGCCGCGGCCGGCGCAGCCTACGATCCACTGCCGCGCTTTCTGGTCCTCTGGATCATCGTCGTGGTCGTGTTCTTCTCGCTCTCCCAATCGAAGCTTCCCGGATACATTCTGCCCGCCATCCCGCCCTGCACCATCCTGGTCGCCGACTGGCTCCAGCGTCGCGGCGACAAGCCGGTGCGCTGGTGGCGTGCCGCGGTCCACGCCGCCTGCGTGGCTGCGCTGACGATCGGCGCCGTCCTCGCGCCCTTGCTGGTGGCCGCTCGCCGCGCCGGACATCCCCTCGTCCTCTCGCCGCAATTCAGGACGCTGGCCATTGTCCTCGGCCTCGCCATCTTTGCCGCCGTGCTCCTCACCCTTGGCCTCCGCGGTCTCTCCATGCTGCGCTTCGTCACCCTGGCGCCCGTGATCTTCGGGGTCGCCTGGCTGCTCCGTGCCGGCGGCCCGACGCTCGACAACGCCCTCTCCGCCCGCCCGGTCGCCCGCCAGGTCGTTGAGATCACCGGCGGCAAGGCGCCCGTCGCTCTGTACTCTCCCGGACACCGCGTCAAAGGCGAGGGCGCCAACCGCGAGATCGAATACGGCCTCGCCTTCTATCGCAACCAGCCCATCCCTCGTTACGATCGCGAAGAGGTCCCCGCCGCCGACCACCTCGTGGTCGGGCGCACCGGGGACGAGCGTGACATCGCCGACGCCGTCGCCCCGCGACGCCTCTCCCACATCGGCTCTTTTCCCGCCCAGCGCCTGGAATTTTTCTGGATCTCCCCGCCCCCGCCCCCCGCTGAAGAGCACCCGCATCACCACTAAAGGGATTACGTGGCGCGGCCGCCCCCGGCCGCGCTGTGCTTTTCCTGAACGAAGTTGTAGCCCGGCCGCCCCGGCCGGGCCCTCTTACGCCGTATCCACCATGGTTCCCGCGACCGCATCCCTTGGCGCTGCCGCCCCGGCACAGCTAGACTTTTCCTGGGTGTCCCCCGCGCTGGTCCCGGCATCCCCCGCCGCCCACGCACAGGAGCATTCTCTGGACATCATCGACCTCAGGCACTTTGCTTCCAAGGACCTCCGTTCTCTGCTCGAGGAGGAGTCGCGGGAGTGGGTGCGCCAACTCGATTGGGATTATCACGGCTCGGCGGAGATGATCCTCCGCTACGTAGATGCCAAGATCCTCCCCGGATACGCCGCCGTCGATCACGGCCACGTGCGCGGCTACGCCTTCTTCGTCTACGAGGGCGGCAAGGGCGTCATCGGCGATCTCTATGTCCATCCCGGCTCCCGCCAGGGCAACGGCGACGCCCTGCAATCCGCCCTGCTCACCCACGTCATCGAGACCCTGCAACATTCACCCGGCATCCACCGCGTCGAGGCCCAGTTGCTGATGCACGAGACCGGCGCCGTCACCCGCCCCTTCTTGCAGCAGGGATTCCGCGGCTATCGCCGCCTCTTCATGGTTCTGCCGCTCGCCCAGGGTGCCACACCCGGGTCCGCTGTCGGCTCGGGTGGGAATGGACCCGATCACCTGACACTTCCTCCCGACATCGAACTGCGCAAGTGGAGCGAAGCCGATTTCCAGGGCGCGGCCTCGGTCATCACCGCTGCCTACCGCGGTCACGTGGACGCCGAGATCAACGACCAGTACCGCAGCGTCAGCGGCTCCATGCGCTTCCTGAACAACATCGTGCGCTTTCCCGGGTGCGGCGTGTTCGATGGGGAGTCGTCGTTCGTGGCCATCAGCCGCCGCACCCACACCGTGGTCGGCATCATCCTCTGCTCGCGGGTCAAGGAGGATGTCGGGCACGTCACCCAGGTCTGTGTGCTGCCCGAGCATCGCGGCCGCCAGATCGGAGAGTCGCTGATGGCGGCCACCACCGCCGAACTGCGCCGCCGACACTTCTCCTCGCTCTCCCTCACCGTCACCGAGGCCAACCACCGCGCCGTCGAGCTCTACAAGCGGTTAGGCTTCGATGTGATCAGGGTCTTCGATGCATTTGTCTGGGAAGGCTAGAAGGATTGTGTAATTGTGTAATCGGGGAATTGTGTAATTGAAAATCGCCCCTGCAAATTACCCGATTACCCAATTACCCAATTTCTCAATGCCTGATGAGCCACATCACCCATCCGCCCGCGATGACTCCCGCCGCGAAGAACGCGAAGCACTTCGCTCCGTAGCGGAACATCTCCCGGGGGGTATTGCGCTGGGTGATGCCGAACACGACCGAGGCGAACAGCGAGAACACCAGCGCGGCGGAAAAGTGCGACAGGATCATGGTTTCTTCCCGATGGCGATGTGGTAGGCATCCACCGCGCTGATCACGTTCAGCAGCCCGGACGCGATAATGAACATCGTCCCGTAGGATGCGGTGGCCAGTTGGATGGCCCCCCGCCCGATCTCCAGCGCCCGGCTCACGATGTACAGCCCGCCCGCCCCCGCGTCCCCCACGAACCCCAGCACGTCCAGGATGTCGCCCGTGTTGGGCGCGTACACCTTGCCCTCCATCAGGATGCCGAGCACGAACATGGTGCCCACCGACGCCATCAGCAGCAGGCCCCGGCCCCAGCGCTTCTGGATCAAGTGCCCCGCGCCCGGGATGAGCCATCCCACCGCCGGGGCCACGACGGCCATCGCCGTCAGCGGCGGAGCGGGAGTAGGTTTTGTCGCGGCTGCCTTGGCCATCTAGATGAGAATGATCTCCCGCTGGATTTTACCAGTGACTTCGGCCTTGCCGGGACGCACCAGCACGTTCACCTCGCTGCGCACGCCGAATTCCGGAAGGTAGATACCCGGCTCGATGGAATTGCAGGTGAAGGGAATGACTTCGCGCTCGTCTTTGGTCTCCAGGTTGTCCATGTTGGGGCCGTTGCCGTGGACGTCGGCGCTGCCGATCGAGTGCCCGGTCCGGTGGGTAAAGTATTTGCCGTAGCCCTTCGACTCGATGAACTCCCGCGTCGCCTTGTCCACCTCCCAGCCGTACAGCTTGCGCCCGGCGGAGATGGCCTCCTGCATCGTCTTCACCCCCACGTCGCGCGCCGCGGTCACGATGCCGAACACCTCGCGCTGCTTGTCGCTCGGCGTCTTGCCCACGAATCCCGTCCACGTGATGTCGTAGAACACCGCGCCCGGGCGCTCCTTCTTCCCCCACACGTCCAGCAGCACCCAGTCGCCCTCTTTGATCTGCTGCGAGCGCGTGGAACTCGGCTCGTAGTGCGGGTCTCCGGCGTTGGCATTCACCGCCACCACCGGCCCGTCCGGGGTCGTGATCCCCTCCCGGCGGAACGCCTCCAGGAACCACTGCTGGATCTCGTACTCGCTGGTGCCGCCGTGGCGCACCCGCCGCCCGATCTCCTTGAACGCTTCTTCCACGATGCGGTCGATCGCGTCCCGCGCCTCAAAGTGCGAGCGCACCTGGTCTTCGTTCCACGCCGCTTCGAACCGGCTCACCAGGTCGGCTGAGCTGACGATCTCCTTGCCGAAGCTGCGCAACAGCTCCACCGTCCCTGCGTCCACCAGCCCGATATACGGGATGGCGTTCTGCGGCGAGTACTCCATGGCGATGGTCTTGTGCCCGGCCAGCATCTGTTTCAGGTGCTCGTGCTGCTCCGGCCACGACGAGTACTCCCGCTTCCGCCCCGGCAAGGTGTCCAGGTGATGGCTCTCGATGCGATGGTTCAGCTTCTCCGGCTCGCCTTCCGCCGGCACCACGTAGTACCAGCGGCGCGTCACCATCAGGCTCGCCGGCACTCCCAGGATGCTGTAGGCGATGGGGTCCCGGTGATGGTGGTCGTAGAACAGCCAGGCGTCGAACTTTCGCTCCCGCAGCGCAGACTGGATGGCCTTCAGGTCCATAGCGAATCTTCTATTTAATCACACATCTTCACAAAGTAGCCCGCGCGCCCTCGCGCGGGCCATCCCCAACGAAGTTGTAGCCCGGCCGCCCTCGGCCGGGCCCGGTGGAAGCCCCCGGCTTCAGCCGGGGGACGATAAGTCCCTAAGAGGATGCGGCTTCAGCCGCGGCCACGCCGAGCACCCGCCTCTTCTGCTCCACCCTCAGCGTCTCGCACGCCGTCCTTAGTACGAACCGCGGGATCCGGTCACGAATCATCAGAAGATAGGGAACTGTCTTCCCCGGATCGGATTTCGCCGTCTCCCGCAGCAGCCATCCCAATCCCTTCTGCACCATGTCGTCCTGGTCCTGGCGCAGGAGTTCCGTGACCCGCTTGATCTCGGGGAAGAACAAGTGCTTCCGCGTGCCCCGGATCAGCCCCACCGTCGCCGCCCGCCGGTGCCAGCGGTTTCTCGACTTCGCCCACGCAAATACCCGCGCCGCCCGCTTGGGCTCCGCCGCAATCATCGGCCCGATCAGATAGTGCACCAGCCCGTCGTGGTCCGCCCAGCTGCTGACCCGCGAAAGCCACGATTCGAAGAGCT from Terriglobales bacterium includes the following:
- a CDS encoding GNAT family N-acetyltransferase; this encodes MSPALVPASPAAHAQEHSLDIIDLRHFASKDLRSLLEEESREWVRQLDWDYHGSAEMILRYVDAKILPGYAAVDHGHVRGYAFFVYEGGKGVIGDLYVHPGSRQGNGDALQSALLTHVIETLQHSPGIHRVEAQLLMHETGAVTRPFLQQGFRGYRRLFMVLPLAQGATPGSAVGSGGNGPDHLTLPPDIELRKWSEADFQGAASVITAAYRGHVDAEINDQYRSVSGSMRFLNNIVRFPGCGVFDGESSFVAISRRTHTVVGIILCSRVKEDVGHVTQVCVLPEHRGRQIGESLMAATTAELRRRHFSSLSLTVTEANHRAVELYKRLGFDVIRVFDAFVWEG
- a CDS encoding DNA alkylation repair protein, encoding MKSSAGTAREIRSALKRGGSAEHAKGVQWFFKEEIRSHGWYTADLRRFARKSAREMAASGGDAVKVADALFRGDNLEEKVFAVLLLEKSVGKFGDKEFKLFESWLSRVSSWADHDGLVHYLIGPMIAAEPKRAARVFAWAKSRNRWHRRAATVGLIRGTRKHLFFPEIKRVTELLRQDQDDMVQKGLGWLLRETAKSDPGKTVPYLLMIRDRIPRFVLRTACETLRVEQKRRVLGVAAAEAASS
- a CDS encoding Xaa-Pro peptidase family protein; this translates as MDLKAIQSALRERKFDAWLFYDHHHRDPIAYSILGVPASLMVTRRWYYVVPAEGEPEKLNHRIESHHLDTLPGRKREYSSWPEQHEHLKQMLAGHKTIAMEYSPQNAIPYIGLVDAGTVELLRSFGKEIVSSADLVSRFEAAWNEDQVRSHFEARDAIDRIVEEAFKEIGRRVRHGGTSEYEIQQWFLEAFRREGITTPDGPVVAVNANAGDPHYEPSSTRSQQIKEGDWVLLDVWGKKERPGAVFYDITWTGFVGKTPSDKQREVFGIVTAARDVGVKTMQEAISAGRKLYGWEVDKATREFIESKGYGKYFTHRTGHSIGSADVHGNGPNMDNLETKDEREVIPFTCNSIEPGIYLPEFGVRSEVNVLVRPGKAEVTGKIQREIILI
- a CDS encoding glycosyltransferase family 39 protein, with translation MPLRRKDWLGLLTVAGFCAFFCFYGLGAFGLTGADEPRYAQIAREMLQRHDLVTPVLYGKPWLEKPALYYWLAALFYKLFGVSDWAARLPSASLATAMVFAIYLHVRRFRPGAELDAALMTASCAGVIGFSRSAATDMPLAACFVLGMLAWHTWFATGRRLWLAAFYLSIALGTLAKGPVAAVLAGLIVVVFAIRERDFAIVVRTLWLPGIALYVAAVLPWYIAVQLRNPQFFREFILQHNLERFAVQDLYHHRQPFWYYLPVLLLAVMPWTVYLIAALLEHLRHFRQRAAAGAAYDPLPRFLVLWIIVVVVFFSLSQSKLPGYILPAIPPCTILVADWLQRRGDKPVRWWRAAVHAACVAALTIGAVLAPLLVAARRAGHPLVLSPQFRTLAIVLGLAIFAAVLLTLGLRGLSMLRFVTLAPVIFGVAWLLRAGGPTLDNALSARPVARQVVEITGGKAPVALYSPGHRVKGEGANREIEYGLAFYRNQPIPRYDREEVPAADHLVVGRTGDERDIADAVAPRRLSHIGSFPAQRLEFFWISPPPPPAEEHPHHH
- a CDS encoding DUF6677 family protein, whose product is MAKAAATKPTPAPPLTAMAVVAPAVGWLIPGAGHLIQKRWGRGLLLMASVGTMFVLGILMEGKVYAPNTGDILDVLGFVGDAGAGGLYIVSRALEIGRGAIQLATASYGTMFIIASGLLNVISAVDAYHIAIGKKP